In Syngnathus scovelli strain Florida chromosome 11, RoL_Ssco_1.2, whole genome shotgun sequence, one DNA window encodes the following:
- the si:dkey-202e22.2 gene encoding netrin-4 isoform X1, whose amino-acid sequence MFGKGEHRLLLLIWMFAGLAQSGAVSRCAQHACGPPVRNLATGRALITLSGSCGNTSRDQSLCPHPASHMTDDPFLHPNTFWESSTEATTQGMPEEIRLDLETHFCLSHVVLSFRSPRPAAMMIERSTDFGKSWDVLKVFADNCSVEFGLPDDFNRPGSLCTSRDSSAAPCSGGEVILRILDPNNAKLLDPYSPEALTRMTLTNLRIRLLKAQICPLQWSSKQQTQPTPAPYAVYNLLAQGTCLCHGHAEHCEARRKRQNTKLHSTMVSGRCVCTHHTAGLHCEKCAPLYNDRPWKPANGSSGEANQCQKCECHEHADSCHFSRRAWLSTGGLSGGVCDGCRHNTFGRRCQRCRHGYRRHPNLPINSPHTCQRCWCDHQGSLSPHSGAEETWCHPRSGQCKCKTGVGGTSCTHCMPGYWGFGSEGCKACSCPNSCNPTNGKCLDSHSNNQLFNIPIGGKIPALDSPLSMDEEAQWPKEQAVSVLHSSGKCICKEKKLKRVSDLCKIKHDYAMKAIVVSAHDKGSHAEVRVKVRKVLRSGLMALSSGTASIFPVSWTSRGCTCPILNPGMEYLLAGPEESVTGRLLVTMQSAVVPWTPRLGLLVTEGLRRGCP is encoded by the exons ATGTTTGGGAAAGGTGAACATCGGCTGCTGTTGCTCATTTGGATGTTTGCGGGTTTGGCGCAAAGTGGAGCAG TTTCCAGATGTGCACAGCACGCTTGCGGTCCACCCGTCAGGAACCTGGCCACAGGCAGAGCTCTCATCACCCTCTCAGGGAGCTGCGGGAACACCTCCCGTGACCAAAGCCTGTGTCCCCACCCAGCAAGTCATATGACAGATGATCCTTTCTTGCATCCAAATACCTTTTGGGAATCAAGCACGGAAGCCACCACGCAGGGGATGCCGGAGGAAATCCGTCTGGACCTGGAAACACACTTCTGCCTGTCCCACGTGGTTTTGTCGTTCCGGTCGCCGCGGCCCGCTGCCATGATGATCGAGCGATCGACTGACTTTGGAAAATCCTGGGATGTTCTGAAGGTCTTTGCAGACAATTGTAGCGTGGAGTTTGGTTTGCCCGATGATTTTAATCGGCCCGGCTCTTTGTGTACATCCCGCGACAGCAGCGCAGCACCCTGCAGTGGTGGGGAG GTGATACTACGGATACTCGACCCAAACAACGCAAAACTACTTGACCCCTACAGTCCGGAAGCGCTTACCCGCATGACCCTCACCAATCTGCGTATCAGACTGCTGAAAGCTCAGATTTGTCCTCTTCAGTGGAGCTCAAAGCAACAAACACAGCCAACGCCCGCTCCTTATGCTGTTTATAATTTGCTGGCCCAAGGGACGTGCCTGTGCCACGGACATGCTGAGCATTGTGAGGCACGACGTAAACGTCAAAACACAAAACTGCATAGTACCATg GTGTCCGGTCGCTGCGTGTGTACTCACCACACGGCCGGCTTACACTGCGAAAAGTGTGCGCCGCTCTACAACGACCGTCCCTGGAAACCCGCCAACGGGAGTAGCGGCGAAGCAAATCAATGCCAGA AATGCGAGTGTCACGAGCACGCAGACAGCTGCCACTTCTCCCGGCGAGCGTGGCTCTCCACCGGTGGCCTGAGCGGCGGGGTCTGCGACGGCTGCAGACACAACACATTTGGACGCAGGTGCCAGCGCTGTCGTCATGGCTACCGCCGTCACCCAAACCTGCCTATCAACTCACCACACACTTGTCAAC GATGCTGGTGTGACCACCAAGGCTCCTTGTCTCCACATTCTGGAGCTGAGGAAACCTGGTGCCACCCTCGCAGCGGGCAGTGCAAATGCAAAACGGGCGTCGGGGGCACAAGCTGTACTCATTGCATGCCCGGCTATTGGGGCTTTGGAAGTGAAGGGTGCAAAGCCTGCTCGTGTCCCAACAGCTGCAATCCCACCAATGGGAAGTGTCTGGACAG CCATTCTAATAATCAGCTGTTCAACATACCCATCGGTGGAAAAATCCCTGCGTTGGATTCTCCGTTGTCTATGGACGAAGAGGCACAGTGGCCAAAAGAGCAGGCAGTCTCTGTGCTGCACTCCTCAG gtAAGTGTATCTGTAAGGAGAAGAAGCTAAAAAGAGTGTCTGACCTCTGCAAAATTAAACATGACTATG CGATGAAAGCGATTGTGGTGTCAGCTCATGACAAAGGCAGCCATGCAGAAGTGCGGGTCAAAGTGCGCAAGGTCCTACGATCAGGTCTGATGGCTCTGAGCTCGGGAACAGCCAGCATCTTTCCTGTGTCCTGGACCAGCCGTGGATGCACCTGCCCGATCCTAAACCCAG GTATGGAGTACCTGTTGGCAGGCCCGGAGGAATCTGTCACAGGCCGTTTGCTGGTCACGATGCAGAGTGCGGTGGTCCCCTGGACCCCCAGATTGGGTCTCCTCGTTACCGAGGGCCTACGACGTGGATGCCCATGA
- the si:dkey-202e22.2 gene encoding netrin-4 isoform X2 — protein sequence MTDDPFLHPNTFWESSTEATTQGMPEEIRLDLETHFCLSHVVLSFRSPRPAAMMIERSTDFGKSWDVLKVFADNCSVEFGLPDDFNRPGSLCTSRDSSAAPCSGGEVILRILDPNNAKLLDPYSPEALTRMTLTNLRIRLLKAQICPLQWSSKQQTQPTPAPYAVYNLLAQGTCLCHGHAEHCEARRKRQNTKLHSTMVSGRCVCTHHTAGLHCEKCAPLYNDRPWKPANGSSGEANQCQKCECHEHADSCHFSRRAWLSTGGLSGGVCDGCRHNTFGRRCQRCRHGYRRHPNLPINSPHTCQRCWCDHQGSLSPHSGAEETWCHPRSGQCKCKTGVGGTSCTHCMPGYWGFGSEGCKACSCPNSCNPTNGKCLDSHSNNQLFNIPIGGKIPALDSPLSMDEEAQWPKEQAVSVLHSSGKCICKEKKLKRVSDLCKIKHDYAMKAIVVSAHDKGSHAEVRVKVRKVLRSGLMALSSGTASIFPVSWTSRGCTCPILNPGMEYLLAGPEESVTGRLLVTMQSAVVPWTPRLGLLVTEGLRRGCP from the exons ATGACAGATGATCCTTTCTTGCATCCAAATACCTTTTGGGAATCAAGCACGGAAGCCACCACGCAGGGGATGCCGGAGGAAATCCGTCTGGACCTGGAAACACACTTCTGCCTGTCCCACGTGGTTTTGTCGTTCCGGTCGCCGCGGCCCGCTGCCATGATGATCGAGCGATCGACTGACTTTGGAAAATCCTGGGATGTTCTGAAGGTCTTTGCAGACAATTGTAGCGTGGAGTTTGGTTTGCCCGATGATTTTAATCGGCCCGGCTCTTTGTGTACATCCCGCGACAGCAGCGCAGCACCCTGCAGTGGTGGGGAG GTGATACTACGGATACTCGACCCAAACAACGCAAAACTACTTGACCCCTACAGTCCGGAAGCGCTTACCCGCATGACCCTCACCAATCTGCGTATCAGACTGCTGAAAGCTCAGATTTGTCCTCTTCAGTGGAGCTCAAAGCAACAAACACAGCCAACGCCCGCTCCTTATGCTGTTTATAATTTGCTGGCCCAAGGGACGTGCCTGTGCCACGGACATGCTGAGCATTGTGAGGCACGACGTAAACGTCAAAACACAAAACTGCATAGTACCATg GTGTCCGGTCGCTGCGTGTGTACTCACCACACGGCCGGCTTACACTGCGAAAAGTGTGCGCCGCTCTACAACGACCGTCCCTGGAAACCCGCCAACGGGAGTAGCGGCGAAGCAAATCAATGCCAGA AATGCGAGTGTCACGAGCACGCAGACAGCTGCCACTTCTCCCGGCGAGCGTGGCTCTCCACCGGTGGCCTGAGCGGCGGGGTCTGCGACGGCTGCAGACACAACACATTTGGACGCAGGTGCCAGCGCTGTCGTCATGGCTACCGCCGTCACCCAAACCTGCCTATCAACTCACCACACACTTGTCAAC GATGCTGGTGTGACCACCAAGGCTCCTTGTCTCCACATTCTGGAGCTGAGGAAACCTGGTGCCACCCTCGCAGCGGGCAGTGCAAATGCAAAACGGGCGTCGGGGGCACAAGCTGTACTCATTGCATGCCCGGCTATTGGGGCTTTGGAAGTGAAGGGTGCAAAGCCTGCTCGTGTCCCAACAGCTGCAATCCCACCAATGGGAAGTGTCTGGACAG CCATTCTAATAATCAGCTGTTCAACATACCCATCGGTGGAAAAATCCCTGCGTTGGATTCTCCGTTGTCTATGGACGAAGAGGCACAGTGGCCAAAAGAGCAGGCAGTCTCTGTGCTGCACTCCTCAG gtAAGTGTATCTGTAAGGAGAAGAAGCTAAAAAGAGTGTCTGACCTCTGCAAAATTAAACATGACTATG CGATGAAAGCGATTGTGGTGTCAGCTCATGACAAAGGCAGCCATGCAGAAGTGCGGGTCAAAGTGCGCAAGGTCCTACGATCAGGTCTGATGGCTCTGAGCTCGGGAACAGCCAGCATCTTTCCTGTGTCCTGGACCAGCCGTGGATGCACCTGCCCGATCCTAAACCCAG GTATGGAGTACCTGTTGGCAGGCCCGGAGGAATCTGTCACAGGCCGTTTGCTGGTCACGATGCAGAGTGCGGTGGTCCCCTGGACCCCCAGATTGGGTCTCCTCGTTACCGAGGGCCTACGACGTGGATGCCCATGA
- the chchd4a gene encoding mitochondrial intermembrane space import and assembly protein 40 translates to MSYCRQEGKDRIIFVTKEDHEAPSNAELIAEDPHDPYEEQGLILPDGAINWNCPCLGGMASGPCGAQFKEAFSCFHYSKEEVKGSECIDHFRNMQECMQRYPELYPQEEDKESSNQPEANSASDSTEGTASSSQTDSVPLSSPTDSQTTS, encoded by the exons ATGTCGTACTGCAGGCAAGAAG GTAAAGATCGCATTATCTTTGTGACCAAGGAGGACCATGAGGCCCCCAGCAATGCCGAGCTGATTGCAGAAGATCCACATGATCCTTATGAGGAACAAG GTCTCATTCTGCCTGATGGTGCCATCAATTGGAACTGCCCGTGCTTGGGCGGCATGGCCAGCGGACCTTGCGGCGCTCAGTTCAAGGAGGCCTTCTCTTGCTTCCACTACAGTAAGGAGGAGGTGAAGGGCTCCGAGTGCATCGACCACTTCCGTAACATGCAAGAGTGCATGCAGAGGTACCCTGAGCTCTATCCTCAGGAGGAAGATAAAGAAAGTTCCAACCAGCCGGAGGCAAACTCTGCTTCCGATTCCACTGAGGGCACCGCCTCATCGTCGCAAACTGACTCTGTTCCATTAAGCTCACCAACAGACAGCCAGACTACCAGCTAA
- the LOC125976883 gene encoding protein transport protein Sec61 subunit alpha-like 1 — protein MGIKFLEVIKPFCAVLPEIQKPERKIQFREKVLWTAITLFIFLVCCQIPLFGIMSSDSADPFYWMRVILASNRGTLMELGISPIVTSGLIMQLLAGAKIIEVGDTPKDRALFNGAQKLFGMIITIGQAIVYVMTGMYGDPSEMGAGICLLIIIQLFVAGLIVLLLDELLQKGYGLGSGISLFIATNICETIVWKAFSPTTVNTGRGTEFEGAIIALFHLLATRTDKVRALREAFYRQNLPNLMNLIATVFVFAVVIYFQGFRVDLPIKSARYRGQYNTYPIKLFYTSNIPIILQSALVSNLYVISQMLSTRFSGNFLVNLLGTWSDTSTGGPARAYPVGGLCYYLSPPESFGSVLDDPVHAVIYIVFMLGSCAFFSKTWIEVSGSSAKDVAKQLKEQQMVMRGHRETSMVHELNRYIPTAAAFGGLCIGGLSVMADFLGAIGSGTGILLAVTIIYQYFEIFVKEQSEVGSMGALLF, from the exons ATGGGAA TTAAATTTTTGGAGGTCATTAAGCCGTTCTGTGCGGTCTTACCGGAAATTCAAAAACCAGAAAGAAAG ATTCAGTTTAGGGAAAAAGTACTATGGACAGCCATCACACTGTTCATTTTCCTGGTGTGCTGCCAG ATCCCTCTTTTTGGCATCATGTCATCGGATTCCGCCGATCCCTTCTACTGGATGAGAGTCATTCTGGCTTCCAACCGAG GTACTCTGATGGAGTTGGGCATCTCGCCCATCGTCACATCAGGCCTCATTATGCAGCTGCTTGCCGGCGCCAAGATCATTGAGGTGGGAGACACCCCCAAGGACCGCGCTCTCTTCAATGGCGCCCAGAAAT TGTTTGGAATGATCATCACCATCGGACAGGCTATCGTATATGTCATGACTGGCATGTATGGTGACCCTTCAGAGATGGGTGCTGGAATATGCTTACTCATCATCATCCAG CTCTTTGTTGCAGGTCTGATAGTTCTCTTGCTTGATGAGCTGCTCCAGAAAGGCTACGGTCTGGGCTCTGGTATCTCTCTTTTCATCGCCACTAACATTTGTGAGACCATTGTCTGGAAGGCCTTCAGCCCCACCACTGTCAACACTGGACGAG GCACCGAATTTGAGGGCGCCATTATCGCCCTCTTTCATCTGTTGGCCACTCGCACGGACAAGGTCCGCGCCCTGCGAGAAGCCTTCTACAGACAAAACCTGCCCAACCTCATGAACCTCATTGCCACGGTCTTCGTGTTCGCAGTGGTCATATACTTCCAG GGCTTCAGGGTGGACCTCCCGATCAAGTCAGCACGCTATCGCGGCCAATACAACACCTACCCCATCAAACTGTTCTACACCTCAAACATCCCCATCATCCTGCAGTCGGCTTTGGTCTCCAATCTCTACGTCATCTCCCAAATGTTGTCCACGCGCTTCAGTGGGAACTTCTTGGTTAACCTCCTGGGAACGTGGTCT GACACATCAACTGGTGGACCAGCTCGAGCCTACCCAGTAGGTGGCTTATGCTACTACCTGTCTCCTCCGGAGTCCTTCGGTTCTGTTCTGGATGACCCGGTCCACGCCGTCATCTACATTGTCTTCATGCTCGGCTCTTGTGCCTTCTTCTCCAAGACCTGGATTGAAGTTTCGGGATCCTCTGCCAAAGAT GTGGCTAAGCAGTTGAAAGAGCAGCAGATGGTGATGAGGGGACACAGAGAGACTTCCATGGTGCATGAGCTCAACAG GTACATTCCCACTGCTGCTGCCTTTGGTGGCCTTTGTATAGGAGGCTTATCAGTCATGGCTGATTTCCTGGGAGCCATCGGTTCCGGCACAGGAATCCTCTTGGCTGTGACCATCATCTACCAGTACTTTGAGATCTTTGTGAAAGAGCAAAGCGAAGTGGGAAGCATGGGAGCACTGCTCTTTTAG
- the LOC125976882 gene encoding inositol hexakisphosphate kinase 2: protein MSPAVEAQAREAKDAEIQKQKMQQQQQQHPQCYMNKGVILEPFIHQVGGHSCVLRFGEQTICKPLIPREHQFYKSLPAEMRRFTPQYRGVVSVSFEEDEEGNLCLIAYPFHSDPAADLENKDPSADSEPKSKMLKWGNVTTSSPLAESENLSKEGRSRHLRKEKSALKLQEDVELEWLQQAEVLYYRLERNHTNAVPQLKHNPWSLKCHQQHLQRMKDNAKNRNQYKFILLENLTWQHTVPCVLDLKMGTRQHGDDASEEKKAMQIRKCQQSTSASIGVRLCGMQVYQSDTGQLMFMNKYHGRKLTLSDFKEALVQFFHSGRRLRHELLSPVLRRLRDMQAALEACESYRFYSSSLLIIYDGSPYRKHTRRRTRSGLSDEDEESEEDEEDEEVEAEAETELGGDAGIAAALDFPRACGDDSSSCSSSSSSSSSSGCLSPSDPHNPAVDVRMIDFAHTTCRHYREDSIVHEGQDTGYIFGLQNLITIISELENHS from the exons ATGAGTCCGGCTGTCGAGGCTCAGGCCCGAGAAGCCAAGGATGCAGAGATCCAGAAGCAGaagatgcagcagcagcagcagcagcacccgcAGTGCTACATGAACAAAGGGGTCATACTTGAGCCCTTCATACACCAGGTGGGGGGACATTCATGCGTCCTGCGCTTTGGAGAGCAGACCATCTGCAAGCCCCTCATCCCTCGCGAGCATCAGTTCTACAAGAGCCTGCCCGCAGAGATGAGACGGTTCACTCCCCAATATAGAG GTGTGGTGTCGGTGAGTTTcgaggaggatgaagaagggAACCTCTGCCTCATCGCCTACCCCTTCCACAGCGACCCGGCGGCCGACCTGGAAAACAAGGACCCCTCGGCCGACAGCGAGCCCAAGAGCAAGATGCTCAAATGGGGCAACGTGACGACATCCTCTCCGCTCGCCGAGAGCGAAAACCTGAGCAAAGAGGGACGAAGCCGCCATTTGCGTAAAGAGAAGAG TGCTCTCAAGCTGCAGGAAGACGTAGAGCTGGAGTGGCTGCAGCAGGCCGAGGTGCTGTACTACCGTCTGGAGCGTAACCACACTAACGCTGTCCCGCAGCTTAAACACAACCCTTGGAGCCTCAAGTGTCACCAACAGCATCTACAGAGGATGAAGGACAATGCCAAGAACCGCAATCAATACA AATTTATCCTGTTGGAGAACCTTACGTGGCAGCACACGGTGCCATGCGTGTTGGACCTGAAGATGGGCACGCGGCAGCACGGAGATGACGCCTCAGAGGAGAAGAAGGCCATGCAGATCCGCAAGTGCCAGCAGAGCACGTCGGCCTCCATAGGTGTTCGACTTTGTGGCATGCAG GTGTATCAGTCCGACACAGGCCAGCTGATGTTCATGAACAAGTACCACGGCCGTAAGCTCACCCTGTCCGACTTCAAGGAGGCTCTGGTCCAGTTCTTTCATAGCGGCCGCCGCCTACGTCACGAACTCCTGTCGCCGGTGCTGCGCAGGCTTCGAGACATGCAGGCCGCTCTGGAGGCCTGCGAGTCTTACCGTTTCTACTCCAGCTCCCTGCTCATCATTTACGACGGCTCGCCGTACCGCAAGCACACACGCCGACGCACCAGGAGTGGCCTTTCCGATGAAGATGAGGAGAGcgaagaggacgaggaggatgaggaggtggAAGCCGAAGCAGAAACGGAGCTCGGAGGAGACGCGGGGATAGCTGCTGCACTTGATTTCCCCCGTGCTTGTGGTGATGACAGCAGCAGTtgttccagcagcagcagcagtagcagcagcagcggctgtCTGTCCCCCTCGGACCCACACAACCCAGCAGTGGACGTGCGGATGATAGACTTTGCCCATACCACCTGCAGACATTACCGCGAGGACAGCATTGTCCATGAGGGCCAGGACACAGGATACATCTTTGGCCTTCAGAATCTGATCACCATCATCTCCGAGCTGGAAAACCACAGCTAG